One stretch of Amycolatopsis sp. NBC_00345 DNA includes these proteins:
- a CDS encoding DUF5682 family protein: MTTHLLGIRHHGPGSARAVATRLAELEPDVVLIEGPPEADALAGLTADEGMRPPVALLAYAADDVSSAAFWPFAVFSPEWQALRYAAAAGVPVRFCDLPAAHQFALGDGGSGDGDSGDGGDGRSGDPLAELAAAGGYDDPERWWDDVVESRRDSEPPFEVIAEAMTALREDKRPENLHERRREAYMRTVLRKTRKEGFERIAVVCGAWHVPALADPLPTAAADQSVLKGLPKRKVVCTWVPWTHGRLATGTGYGAGVRSPGWYHHLFTTAEDVTTRWLTRVAWVLREEDLPVSTAHVIEAVRLAETLATLRGRSSAGLAEVDAATRAVLCGGDDVQADLVTRRLVVGELLGEVPETVPQAPLAADLIATARRLRLKREPEVRELDLDLRTPGGVDRSRLLHRLRVLGIPWGAPEISATRSKGTFRETWTLCWEPGYEVDLVAAAVHGTTVPSAAATVVREVVAGKPPLADITTAVEDCLLADLGDALPEVLTALDTRAAADADVARLMAALPSLARATRYGDVRGTDTARLREVADRMLTRVCAGLPPATHGIDEEAAERFCRLIDDVHEATTLLGEAARERWLSALSGLAGRDALPPLLAGRVVRLLHDADLLDGAEVELRLGRALTPGVEPAAGAAYVEGFFAGGALLLVHDERMLRVIDTWLGGIPPDVFTEVLPLLRRTFGAFAGPEKRAIGERAATLSGGAPKAKAPTDEVDEPRAESVLPVLATLLGVTS; the protein is encoded by the coding sequence ATGACCACCCACCTGCTCGGGATCCGGCACCACGGGCCGGGCTCGGCGCGGGCGGTGGCCACACGGCTCGCCGAGCTGGAGCCGGACGTGGTGCTCATCGAAGGCCCGCCCGAGGCCGACGCGCTGGCCGGGCTGACCGCCGACGAGGGCATGCGCCCGCCGGTGGCGCTGCTGGCGTACGCGGCGGACGACGTGTCGAGCGCCGCGTTCTGGCCGTTCGCGGTGTTCAGCCCGGAGTGGCAAGCCCTCCGGTACGCCGCCGCCGCGGGGGTGCCGGTGCGGTTCTGCGACCTGCCCGCGGCGCACCAGTTCGCGCTCGGCGACGGGGGTTCGGGCGACGGGGATTCCGGCGACGGGGGCGACGGCCGCTCCGGCGACCCGCTCGCCGAGCTGGCCGCGGCCGGCGGGTACGACGATCCCGAGCGCTGGTGGGACGACGTAGTCGAGTCGCGGCGTGACTCCGAGCCGCCGTTCGAGGTGATCGCCGAGGCGATGACCGCGCTGCGGGAGGACAAGCGGCCGGAGAACCTCCACGAGCGGCGGCGCGAGGCGTACATGCGCACGGTGCTCCGCAAAACGCGCAAGGAGGGCTTCGAGCGGATCGCCGTGGTCTGCGGCGCCTGGCACGTCCCGGCGCTGGCCGACCCGCTGCCGACGGCGGCCGCGGACCAGTCCGTCCTCAAAGGACTCCCGAAGCGGAAGGTGGTGTGCACCTGGGTACCGTGGACCCATGGCCGGCTCGCGACCGGCACCGGTTACGGCGCCGGCGTGCGCTCCCCCGGCTGGTACCACCACCTGTTCACCACGGCCGAGGACGTCACCACCCGCTGGCTCACACGCGTGGCGTGGGTGCTGCGCGAGGAGGACCTGCCGGTCTCCACCGCGCACGTGATCGAGGCGGTGCGGCTGGCCGAAACGCTGGCGACGCTGCGGGGACGGTCTTCGGCCGGGCTCGCGGAGGTCGACGCCGCCACCCGCGCGGTGCTGTGCGGGGGCGACGACGTGCAGGCCGACCTGGTCACCCGGCGGCTGGTGGTGGGCGAGCTGCTCGGCGAGGTGCCCGAGACCGTCCCGCAGGCGCCGCTCGCGGCCGACCTGATCGCCACCGCGCGGCGGCTGCGGCTCAAACGCGAGCCGGAGGTACGGGAGCTGGACCTCGACCTGCGCACGCCCGGCGGCGTCGACCGGTCCCGGCTGCTGCACCGGCTGCGGGTGCTCGGCATCCCTTGGGGCGCACCGGAAATCTCGGCAACGCGCAGCAAGGGCACGTTCCGCGAGACCTGGACGCTGTGCTGGGAGCCCGGCTACGAGGTGGACCTGGTCGCGGCGGCGGTGCACGGGACCACGGTTCCCTCGGCCGCGGCCACGGTGGTCCGCGAGGTCGTCGCCGGGAAGCCGCCGCTGGCCGACATCACCACGGCGGTCGAGGACTGCCTGCTCGCGGACCTGGGCGACGCGCTGCCCGAGGTGCTCACCGCGCTCGACACCCGGGCGGCGGCCGACGCGGACGTCGCCCGGCTGATGGCGGCGCTGCCCTCACTGGCGCGGGCGACGCGGTACGGCGACGTCCGCGGCACCGACACGGCGCGGCTGCGGGAGGTCGCGGACCGGATGCTCACCCGCGTCTGCGCCGGCCTGCCGCCCGCGACCCACGGCATCGACGAGGAGGCGGCCGAACGGTTCTGCCGCCTGATCGACGACGTGCACGAGGCGACGACCCTGCTCGGCGAAGCGGCGCGGGAGCGCTGGCTCTCCGCGCTGTCCGGCCTCGCCGGGCGCGACGCGCTGCCCCCGCTGCTGGCCGGGCGGGTCGTCCGCCTGCTGCACGACGCCGACCTGCTGGACGGCGCGGAGGTCGAGCTGCGGCTGGGCCGCGCGCTCACGCCGGGCGTCGAGCCGGCGGCGGGCGCGGCGTACGTCGAGGGCTTCTTCGCGGGCGGCGCACTGCTGCTGGTCCACGACGAGCGCATGCTGCGGGTGATCGACACCTGGCTGGGCGGTATCCCACCGGACGTGTTCACCGAGGTGCTTCCCTTGTTACGCCGTACTTTCGGCGCGTTCGCGGGTCCGGAGAAGCGGGCCATCGGCGAGCGGGCCGCCACCCTGTCCGGCGGCGCCCCGAAGGCGAAGGCGCCCACCGACGAGGTGGACGAGCCGCGGGCCGAGAGCGTCCTGCCCGTGCTGGCCACCCTCCTGGGAGTGACGTCATGA